Within Deltaproteobacteria bacterium, the genomic segment AAAACGCGGTGATCGAGCCGCCGGCGGCCATGGGCGACACCCGCTCGAGCAACCGCGGCAGCTCGGCGAACACGCTCGGCGGGTATCCCTTGGTCGCCGGCGGCTCGCCCGCCGACAGGCCGATCTCGCGCAGCGCCATCGCATAGCGCGTGAGCGAATCGAGCAGCAGCAGCACGTTGGCGCCGCGATCGCGGAAGTGTTCGGCGATGGCGGTCGCGGCTTGGGCGCCGCGCGCGCGCTCGAGCGGCGACTTGTCGGACGTCGCCGCGACGGCGACGATCGGGCGGTCGGGGATCGCGGCCATCAGCTCGCGGACCTCCCGGCCGCGTTCGCCGATCAGGCCGAACACGATCACGTCGGCGTCGCTGTGCAGCGCGATCTGCTCGACGAGCGTGCTCTTGCCGACCCCGGCGCCCGCGAAGATGCCGATGCGCTGGCCGCGGCCGCAGGTGAGCAGCGCGTCGATCACGCGCACGCCGGTGTCGAATCGGCGCGTCACGCGTGCGCGGTCGCGGACGGGGGGCGCCGGGCGATCCAGCGGTGCGGTCGCGGCGCAGCGCAGGGGGCCGAGGTCGTCCAGCGGGCGGCCGAAGGCGTCGACCACGCGGCCGAGCAGCGCGTCGCCGACCGGCACGCCCGCGCGGCATTCGCGGCGGACGAGGGCGCCGGGCCGGAGGCCGCGCACCTCGCCGATCGGGATGATCTGGGATACCTGGTCGCGGAAGCCGACGACCTCGCCGTGCACGGAATCAGCACCGTTCGGCCGCAGGATCTCGACGACGTCGCCGACCGACACGTCCGGGACGGATGCCTCGATGAGCAGTCCGGCGATGCGGGCGACCCGCCCGAGCTCGACGGGCGCGGCCGCGCCGCGAATCGCGCGGGCGACGGCGGTCCGCCGGGATTCAGTCCACACCGCCGTCCTCCGTCTCGTCGCCGCCGTCGCTCTGCGCGGCGGCGGTCGCGGGCATCGCGGCGTCCTCGGGCGCCGCGTCCTCGTGTGCGGCGTTGTCGTGTGCGGCGTCGTCCCCGGGTGCGGCGTTGTCGGGCGCGGCGTTGCTGGGCGCCGCGTCCTCGGGTGCGGCGTTGTCGGGTGCGGCGTTGTCGTGTGCGGCGTCGTCCCCGGGTGCGGCGTTGTCGGGCGCGGCGTTGTC encodes:
- a CDS encoding FliI/YscN family ATPase; this encodes MRGAAAPVELGRVARIAGLLIEASVPDVSVGDVVEILRPNGADSVHGEVVGFRDQVSQIIPIGEVRGLRPGALVRRECRAGVPVGDALLGRVVDAFGRPLDDLGPLRCAATAPLDRPAPPVRDRARVTRRFDTGVRVIDALLTCGRGQRIGIFAGAGVGKSTLVEQIALHSDADVIVFGLIGERGREVRELMAAIPDRPIVAVAATSDKSPLERARGAQAATAIAEHFRDRGANVLLLLDSLTRYAMALREIGLSAGEPPATKGYPPSVFAELPRLLERVSPMAAGGSITAFYSVLVEGDDLADPIADSARSLLDAHIVLSRELAARGQFPAVDVLASASRVAHQVTSRDAQDLAAEARRTLAVRREADELRSLGAYVPGSNPTYDAAVASGERIDRWARQRVDEHSTFDDAMAGLRAAITGQETTA